Sequence from the Parus major isolate Abel chromosome 1, Parus_major1.1, whole genome shotgun sequence genome:
agggaaaagcatAAGCACATCAGTAATTAGgacattaaaaaccaaacagtaGCAAGGGTAACAGTAGCAAGTAGCAAGCCATGTGGGACAGGCTAGGAAATAAGCTAGGCAAGACAGTCATTCGTACTGGCCAATCTCCAGTGCCTCTGGGTTACCAAAAAATTCACAAGATTCTCCAAAAGCTCCTCACCAACCACAGAGTCTCTTAAATCCAAGAAGCGCCTCTGGCAAGACAGCTTCCCGTGGAAGCAGCCAGCATCCACAgaacttctctttctctttctccagcacattttaaattaaaacagtggATTAATCTCATCAAGCAGAAATGACAAGTTCTCCTTCACAACTGGTCTCAAAGCATGGAGAAATTCTGTATTGTAGTGTCAGGGTGGGAACTGAGGAAATCCTACAATCCAGCTCCAGATCAGATGCACCACACATGCAGGGTTGGTCAGGGTAAAGATCAAGTAAAAATGGTGACTATAAGACTTCCCCAGAGCCCTTTATCCCACCCCATGTATATGATACATGGCatggagaggaaagggagaatataaaatatatggaaaaaagtACATGGCTTAGGCAAGATATATTCATCAAAACCATGCTTACTTGAGCTGAAGGAAATTCTGGTCCATGGTATAAAGAAGAGTAGTCATACTTTGATCAGTCCTTGTAGGGAAGGACAAACCTTGATAAATTTAAGTTTACAAATAAATTCAAGTCTGGATGAAAGGCTAGAACAAGTGTCTTTTAAGGCACTAAGGTCTAGGTTCAAAGAAGAACAGGTTCTTTCAGTCAGTAAAGAGCAGATAAGCTGGGAATTTGCAGACATGCCAGTGAGACCTTATTAAGGCACTCAACATTCTTCCAACACTGTGATCCTCCTGTTTGGGAGAGAGGCTTAGTGGGGACAAAAGGACACAACTGTCCCAGCTATGCTGAGCAGCCAGGCAGAAGCAACAAACATTACACATTCTGAGGCACAACAAAGGGCCTTAGAAAGATGTTGTGCCTCCCTCCACAAAGCTCCCAGGGCACTGGATCAGATGATGTCCAGAGGCCTCTTCCAATCTAAATTTTTCTACTGTCTTGTGACTTTACAACTCTGTGAACATTGGAACCTTCCTCCAGTAACTGGTGTGCAAAGCACCAGCATTCTACAGACTGggctccctgcagtgccacGACACTTAACAGAGAGAACTGGTATCTCTCTTTAAAGACTGGGAATACACTGTTTAGTGAACAAATCTGCTGTTTCTACTAGAATGTTTTCAATAAACCTCAGCCCATTAGAACTTAGCCCAACCTAAGTTTCCAAatcacagcaataaaaataggTTATGTATGGCTTTCATGGCACTAGACAAATATTCTTCAGACTTGTAAGCCTAAGGGGAAGCTGCTTCATctgttttattgctgtttgtctgttcaATCAAAAGCAGCCATCCCAACCTAAATAGAAAAACTAGGAGGAGTCCAGTGGGAATCTTAGTTCTTCCAGTATTGACATCAAATGACTATGCTTCTTCCACTGTAGGAACTTCCTCTGtcctgcaagagaaaataaaagattcagGAATGAGGAATGATGAATGAAAATCCTATGTCTTCCTACCTGCTCTGAGCACCACAACAAAAACCATTCATACATGTACACATTCCATCTGGAACCAGAATTACACTTCCTTCCAcaacacagaagggaaaatggtAATGTGCAACATACAGCCCCTCAAAATACTCCcaccttttaaaattctgcatatGTGTGACAAGGGACACTTAACATTTTTTGATTTAAAAGGATCTCCATTTTTCCAGGGGGAATACACTGTCTAATTTGGAGATTAGCAATTGGATATGAAGCTTTTCACACTTAGGTTGCTACCTGAAGTCTAATCCCAGCGCAAACTGACAAGAAGAGCTCTGAACAGTAGCTGTTCACTGCCCACATAATGTATGTTCAGCTCTCAGGAGTCCCAACAAGGGAGTCAGCCTCTTCTACCTGGCCTGGAGAACGGCACATTTTTCATCCATGCCACCCATGACCTTAAAGCCGATTTCATGCAGCTTTAGCCATCGTACCTGGATGTTTTCCCATACGTGccatcttaaaaatattatgcactttttaaaagaaatcagaaataaacCAACACCTGCAGAACAGCTGGTTACAGAGGGACGGATGCTGTTGCCAAGTCTGGAAGTGCTTTCTCCCCAGTCAGTACCAGAACATCTATTTTAACACCAATATATACACAGAATCCCAAAAGCCTCCGGATGGGGACAAGAATATAACATGTCACCCTGTAGGGgacataatttatttcagaatcactgaatcacagcatcatttgggttggaagggaacttaaagatcACCTGGTTCCAACTCCCccaccctgggcagggacacctgccactaGACAGGTTGATCAGGGCCCCACCCAACTTGGcattgaacacttccagggatttgACTTTTTACTTTGCCCCTGAACACGCTACCTCCAGGCAATGCCTGTCAGAAGGCAGGTACTCAGCAGCCTCTTCATAACCATGCTGTGCAGAGCACTCCTTGCTCCTTGGCCTCTTTTTGAAAGACAACAGACTACAGAAGGTAGAAAACACTCCCTCTCAATCCCTGAGCCCCACCTTTTCCCTTAGGTGGGAAATCACAAAGACAGCTGACTCACCGAGCGGGTCCCTGCACTGCTTTTGTGCTTCTTGTCCTGAGCTGGGATGATTTCTAAGGAGCGGTAACTGGGGGGTTTCTCTTCTGGCCACTCCCGGGACCTGCGGTTCCTCCGCCTGCGGTTTGACACCGGGACACGGACCTGCTCCTCTGAGGAGCTCCACGAGCCCCTGCGAGAAGAGGGGGGGGAGTAGCTGTGTCGCCTCTGGCCAGAGTAATTGCTCCTCCCAGCATGGTGCTCATATTCTCGCCTTCCCCCGGGCTCCTGCCTCCCACCACGATGGTGGCTGGAGCGCTCCTTGGTCTCCTCTGGAtagaaactgctgctgctcttgcccCTCTCAGCCTGGCGTGGGGGTGACACATCCCGTCTGGAGTGCTGGGGCCTGCCATTGTAGCCACCTGTCCTCTGCCTCTGAGGATGATCCTCTCTCTGCCTGTCCCAGGGCTCCTGACTGTAGCTGGAATGAGAATCCCCACTGGAAGGCAAGGGCCACCTCCGGTTTTCCCTTCTGTCCTCTGCTGCGGAGTCCCAGGGCCTGGGGGTGCGGGCAGCTCTTTGTGGCcgtgaggagctgctgctgccatggatGGAGGAGATGTGGTCAGTAAGAGGAGGTGGCAGGATGTCGGAGCCCAGCGAGGACAGCAAGCTGGGCTGCACAGCCTGCCGCTGGTGGGGAGGCGCCCGCGGCTGGGACACGTTCAGGTTTTGGATTTCAGACTCCAGATAGTCCAGAACACCGCTCTtgtgggagagctgggcttgtGGCTGCACCAGTGCAAGACTGTTCTGTAGAGATACATCTAAGGATAAAAGCACAGGAGAACACAGAAAGTcaagagaaaacactgaaggCCCTTCTGCACTCATGATCCTGGCTGAGTTGCttctcttctcctgctccacCTCACTGCAAGAGCTGTCTCAGGCACCACAACCAGACCAAATGAGGTATGGTGCAAAGAGCAGTAACTAAGAAGCTGCAGCATGATCTAACATGTTTTAGGCAGTACAGAGGTAAGCTTCCAGCATACCTGGAAATACAGTCTGTGTATTTAAAGGAACACTTTTTCCTACAGCACTGATaccatattttatttaaaaataatcagagaaaGACCATAATGTTTCCTTTCGCATTTCATTGAACCAGAAGAaatactgcaaaagaaaatgaaaataaaaaaaaagaaaattttatatgtatgcacacatacatacacacacacacatctatGTACAGATATAAGCAacaaatggagaagaaaagtcTTCCTGGTTCATTAAAGAGTCCTTCATTTTTTGCTGCACACAGGCTAGATCTGCTGCACAGAAGGCAGTTTGCCCTTAATCATTTGAAGACTAGACATTTGATAAGAACTCAAACAAATTGCACCTCACTTGTCATGTCAGTTCTGGCTATAAGGAGTTGACCGTGAccagcacagcagaacaaaGAGACAGTACCCTCCTCTGCCACACAAAGCAAGATAAGCTGGGTATATTTACCCTGCAGTCCCTGGGGTGTAGCACAGATACACCTTAGTTAGAGTTAAACTGCTTCACCCAGCACTGAGCCCAGCAAGACAATTAGGATACCAGGCTGTTTTTATGCACCCAGACAAG
This genomic interval carries:
- the ILDR1 gene encoding immunoglobulin-like domain-containing receptor 1; its protein translation is MAPRGCCRWALLLAWLPAGCLSLLVTVQDVERYTTLFATVILKCDYSTSAQLQDVVVTWRFKSFCKDPIFDYYSASYQAGLALGQDPSNDCNDSQRKVRIVIQKFGQKDPVLGIDYQQRKITIQNRADLVISEVMWWDHGMYYCTVEAPGDTSGDADKEVKLIVLHWLTVLLIILGGLLLLLLIGICWCQCCPQYCCCHIQCGCCPTRCCCNQKVLERHQFMKRAQALAPWLSPNMFYGAGDRNSKLSSYQLNPLLQQDVSLQNSLALVQPQAQLSHKSGVLDYLESEIQNLNVSQPRAPPHQRQAVQPSLLSSLGSDILPPPLTDHISSIHGSSSSSRPQRAARTPRPWDSAAEDRRENRRWPLPSSGDSHSSYSQEPWDRQREDHPQRQRTGGYNGRPQHSRRDVSPPRQAERGKSSSSFYPEETKERSSHHRGGRQEPGGRREYEHHAGRSNYSGQRRHSYSPPSSRRGSWSSSEEQVRVPVSNRRRRNRRSREWPEEKPPSYRSLEIIPAQDKKHKSSAGTRSDRGSSYSGRSIVI